The segment CGGGCGGCGATCAAGTGGGAAGGCGAAGGTGGCGAGACCCGAACGTACACCTACGGCGACCTGTTGAACGAGGTCGAAGCCTTCGCCGCGACGCTGCGCGACCTCGGCGTCGAGGAGGACGACGTCGTCACGCTCTACATGCCGATGATCCCGGAGCTGCCGATCGCGATGCTCGCCTGCGCTCGCATCGGCGCGCCACACAGCGTCGTCTTCGCCGGCTTCTCCGCGGACGCGCTGGCGACCCGGATGAACTCGGCCGACAGCGAGCATCTGGTCACCTGCGACGGCTACTACCGTCGCGGAGACGGACTCGACCACATCACGAAGGCGAACGAGGGTCTCGAGGGCGTCGATCACGAGGTCTCCGACGTCGTGGTCGTCGACCGACTGGGCGACGAACTCGAGCACTCGCTGTCGGACGGCCAGCACGATTACGATGAACTGATAGCCGATCACGAGGGCGCGTCCGTCGAGCCGGTTTCGCGAGACGCCGAGGACATGCTCTTTTTGATGTACACCTCGGGAACGACCGGCAAGCCGAAAGGGGTCAAACACACCACCGGCGGCTACCTGTCCTATGCAGCCTGGACGAGCCACGCGGTCCTCGACGTCAAGCCCGAAGACACCTACTGGTGTGCGGCCGACATCGGCTGGATCACCGGCCACTCCTACATCGTCTACGGCCCGCTCGCGCTGGGGACGACGACCGTCATGTACGAAGGGACGCCGGATTATCCCGACAAGGACCGGCTCTGGGAGATCGTCGAGAAAAACCGCGTCGACATCTTCTATACGGCACCGACGGCGATCCGCGCGTTCATGAAGTGGGGCGAACAGTATCCCGCGCGCCACGACCTCTCGAGTCTCCGATTGCTCGGCACCGTCGGCGAGCCGATCAACCCGCGCGCCTGGAAGTGGTACTACAAACACATCGGCGGCGAAGAGTGTCCGATCGTCGACACCTGGTGGCAGACCGAAACGGGCGGCATGATGATCACGACGCTTCCCGGCGTCAACACGATGAAACCGGGGACGGCTGGACCGCCGCTTCCGGGGATCGGTGCCTCGGTCGTCGACGCGAACGGCGACGACGTCGGTGCCGGTGAGGCCGGCTACGTCACGGTGAACAAGCCGTGGCCGGGCATGCTCCGGACGCTGTATAAAAACGACGAACGGTTCATCGAGGAGTACTGGGAGGAGTACTCCGACGAGGACGCCGTCAACAGACAGTTGACGAGCCCTCACTCGACGTCGTCTCGTGAGGACGCGGAC is part of the Natrarchaeobius halalkaliphilus genome and harbors:
- the acs gene encoding acetate--CoA ligase, giving the protein MTQEEANLEVRLEEQEEFEPPESFVEQANVSDPGIYEEFEENWPECWEGAADLLSWDEPYETVLEDDDAPFYEWFTDGELNASYNCLDRHVEDGSKNRAAIKWEGEGGETRTYTYGDLLNEVEAFAATLRDLGVEEDDVVTLYMPMIPELPIAMLACARIGAPHSVVFAGFSADALATRMNSADSEHLVTCDGYYRRGDGLDHITKANEGLEGVDHEVSDVVVVDRLGDELEHSLSDGQHDYDELIADHEGASVEPVSRDAEDMLFLMYTSGTTGKPKGVKHTTGGYLSYAAWTSHAVLDVKPEDTYWCAADIGWITGHSYIVYGPLALGTTTVMYEGTPDYPDKDRLWEIVEKNRVDIFYTAPTAIRAFMKWGEQYPARHDLSSLRLLGTVGEPINPRAWKWYYKHIGGEECPIVDTWWQTETGGMMITTLPGVNTMKPGTAGPPLPGIGASVVDANGDDVGAGEAGYVTVNKPWPGMLRTLYKNDERFIEEYWEEYSDEDAVNRQLTSPHSTSSREDADEWVYFPEDGAKLDGDDYITILGRVDDVINVSGHRLGTMEIESAVVGVEGIAEAAVVGGHHDVKGEAVYVYAIPEDGYEADADLEERAAEGILESIGPIAKPEEVIFTPELPKTRSGKIMRRLLEDIASGNELGNTSTLRNPGVVDDIAEQVDN